One Dromiciops gliroides isolate mDroGli1 chromosome 3, mDroGli1.pri, whole genome shotgun sequence DNA segment encodes these proteins:
- the STT3A gene encoding dolichyl-diphosphooligosaccharide--protein glycosyltransferase subunit STT3A, translating to MTKLGFLRLSYEKQDTLLKLLILSMAAVLSFSTRLFAVLRFESVIHEFDPYFNYRTTRFLTEEGFYKFHNWFDDRAWYPLGRIIGGTIYPGLMITSATIYHVLHFFHITIDIRNVCVFLAPLFSSFTTIVTYHLTKELKDAGAGLLAAAMIAVVPGYISRSVAGSYDNEGIAIFCMLLTYYMWIKAVKTGSTYWAAKCALAYFYMVSSWGGYVFLINLIPLHVLVLMLTGRFSHRIYVAYCTVYCLGTILSMQISFVGFQPVLSSEHMAAFGVFGLCQIHAFVDYLRSKLNPQQFEVLFRSVISLVGFVLLTLGAVLMLTGKISPWTGRFYSLLDPSYAKNNIPIIASVSEHQPTTWSSYYFDLQLLVFMFPVGLYYCFSNLSDARIFIIMYGVTSMYFSAVMVRLMLVLAPVMCILSGIGVSQVLSTYMKNLDISRPDKKSKKQQDSTYPIKNEVASGMILVMAFFLITYTFHSTWVTSEAYSSPSIVLSARGGDGSRIIFDDFREAYYWLRHNTPEDAKIMSWWDYGYQITAMANRTILVDNNTWNNTHISRVGQAMASTEEKAYEIMRELDVSYVLVIFGGLTGYSSDDINKFLWMVRIGGSTDTGKHIKEHDYYTPTGEFRVDREGSPVLLNCLMYKMCYYRFGQVYTEAKRPPGYDRVRNAEIGNKDFELDVLEEAYTTEHWLVRIYKVKDLDNRGLSRT from the exons CTTTTTCCACACGTCTGTTTGCTGTTCTGAGATTTGAAAGTGTCATCCATGAGTTTGATCC GTATTTTAATTATCGAACTACCCGGTTCCTGACTGAGGAGGGATTTTATAAATTCCATAACTGGTTTGATGACCGGGCCTGGTACCCTCTGGGGCGAATCATCGGAGGAACAATTTATCCAG GTTTAATGATCACATCTGCTACAATCTACCACGTGCTACATTTTTTCCACATCACTATTGACATTCGGAATGTCTGCGTTTTCCTggcccctctcttctcttctttcaccaCCATCGTCACATACCATCTTACCAAAGAGCTCAAG GATGCAGGTGCTGGACTGCTTGCTGCTGCCATGATTGCTGTGGTTCCTGGCTATATATCCCGTTCTGTGGCAGGTTCCTATGACAATGAAG GGATTGCCATCTTCTGTATGCTGCTCACCTACTACATGTGGATTAAGGCAGTAAAGACAGGCTCTACCTACTGGGCTGCCAAATGTGCCCTTGCCTATTTCTACATG GTCTCCTCATGGGGAGGTTATGTGTTTCTGATCAACTTGATCCCTCTCCACGTACTGGTGCTGATGCTGACAGGGCGCTTCTCCCACCGGATCTATGTGGCTTACTGTACTGTGTACTGCTTGGGGACCATCCTTTCTATGCAGATCTCCTTTGTGGGTTTCCAG CCTGTCCTGTCATCAGAGCACATGGCAGCCTTTGGGGTGTTTGGTCTGTGCCAGATCCATGCCTTTGTGGATTACCTGCGTAGCAAGCTGAATCCTCAGCAATTTGAAGTCCTCTTCCGAAGTGTAATCTCCTTGGTTGGTTTCGTCCTCCTCACTCTGGGAGCTGTCCTCATGCTGACAG GAAAAATTTCTCCCTGGACGGGACGTTTCTACTCTCTGCTGGATCCTTCTTATGCTAAGAACAACATCCCCATCATTGCTTCTGTGTCTGAGCATCAACCTACCACCTGGTCCTCTTACTACTTTGATCTTCAGCTCTTGGTCTTCATGTTCCCAG TTGGCCTCTATTACTGCTTTAGCAACTTGTCTGATGCTCGGATCTTTATCATTATGTATGGTGTGACCAGCATGTACTTCTCAGCTGTCATG gtACGTCTGATGCTAGTCCTCGCCCCTGTAATGTGCATTCTTTCTGGCATTGGGGTCTCCCAGGTCCTCTCTACCTACATGAAAAATCTGGACATCAGTCGTCCAGATAAGAAGAGTAAGAAGCAACAGGACTCTACCTACCCTATCAAGAATGAG GTGGCAAGTGGGATGATCTTGGTCATGGCTTTTTTCCTTATTACATATACTTTCCACTCAACATGGGTCACTAGTGAAGCctactcttctccctctattgTGCTTTCTGCACGAGGTGGAGATGGAAGCAGGATCATATTTGATGACTTCAGAGAGGCGTACTACTGGCTTAGGCACAACACTCCAGAG GATGCAAAGATCATGTCATGGTGGGATTATGGTTACCAGATCACAGCTATGGCAAACAGGACAATCCTAGTGGACAACAATACCTGGAACAATACTCACATTTCTAGagtagggcag GCTATGGCATCAACAGAAGAGAAGGCCTATGAGATCATGAGGGAACTTGATGTCAGCTATGTGCTAGTCATATTTGGAGGCCTCACTGGATATTCTTCTGATG ACATTAACAAGTTTCTCTGGATGGTCCGCATTGGGGGGAGCACAGACACAGGGAAGCACATCAAGGAGCATGACTACTATACTCCAACTGGGGAGTTCCGTGTTGACCGGGAAGGTTCCCCAGTGCTCCTCAACTGCCTCATGTACAAGATGTGTTACTACCGCTTTGGACAGGTCTACACAGAAGCCA AGCGTCCACCAGGCTATGACAGGGTCAGAAATGCTGAGATTGGTAACAAAGATTTTGAACTTGATGTCCTAGAAGAAGCATATACCACAGAACATTGGCTGGTCAGGATATACAAG GTAAAGGACCTGGACAATAGAGGCTTGTCAAGGACATAA